The Nitrogeniibacter aestuarii genome has a window encoding:
- a CDS encoding 3'-5' exonuclease, whose product MTLKGRMALTMLLAAAGVLALFVATGWVFWADLSPEERLVFEPILSPRSGLLGAMVVLGMVATVAVVKSLHERHVAVPAKLAEDARTLLTAEQSRRLVPVGARETRQFVKIINELADQRQGLQDHVEQRVAEARRTVEEEKNRLAALMSELSQSVVVCNLDGRILLYNNRARLQFKALSEAPGAAGGGEIIGLGRSIYTVMDRHLIAHALENIQHRLRKSAVQPVSNFVTTTRAGQLLRAQMAPVLGAGDTPAERPVSGFILMLDNITKAIENEARRDELLHTLTEGNRAALANVRAAAEMLDYDDLDDALRKRFRGVIRDEVEAMSKRLESSAAEFADSLKARWQLEEMMGVDLVAAAQRRVENQLSLRTKVEDVDESLWVKVDSFSLLQATTYLASRLSEEFEIRELRFRLSAKDQLVHFDLIWSGQAMSTETVMNWELEPMRFAGENSPLTVRDVIERHGGEMWLEREKVRHRAFFRLVLPQVAPQEELEESEVYLKSESRPEYYDFDLFSWSDKGHELDDRLLTELSFTVFDTETTGLNPSKGDEIIQIGAARILNNKVLQSDTFEQLVDPQRSLPPESSKIHGITPDMLVGQPTIGKVLPAFHAFAEDTVLVAHNAAFDMRFLQLKEEHTGLRFDHPVLDTLLLSAVIHPNQDSHRLEAIAERFGVTIIGRHTAMGDAIVTAEVFLKMIPLLAEKGVRTLGQAREAAEKTYYARLKY is encoded by the coding sequence ATGACCCTCAAGGGCCGAATGGCGCTGACCATGCTGTTGGCTGCGGCCGGGGTTCTCGCCCTGTTCGTAGCAACCGGCTGGGTCTTCTGGGCTGATCTTTCGCCTGAAGAGCGCCTGGTGTTTGAACCGATACTGTCGCCGCGCAGCGGACTGCTCGGTGCCATGGTCGTGCTTGGCATGGTGGCCACGGTGGCGGTGGTCAAGAGCTTGCATGAGCGGCACGTGGCGGTGCCGGCCAAACTTGCCGAAGATGCGCGGACCTTGCTCACGGCTGAGCAGTCTCGTCGATTGGTGCCGGTGGGCGCGCGTGAGACGCGGCAGTTCGTCAAGATCATCAACGAGCTGGCGGACCAGCGGCAGGGGCTTCAGGATCATGTGGAGCAACGGGTCGCCGAAGCCCGCCGTACGGTGGAGGAAGAGAAGAACCGCCTCGCCGCGCTCATGTCCGAACTGTCCCAGAGCGTGGTCGTTTGCAATCTGGACGGCCGCATTCTGCTCTACAACAACCGGGCGCGTCTTCAGTTCAAGGCTTTGTCCGAGGCCCCCGGCGCCGCCGGCGGTGGTGAAATCATCGGGCTGGGCCGCTCGATCTACACGGTCATGGACCGTCACCTGATCGCCCATGCGCTTGAAAACATCCAGCACCGCTTGCGCAAGAGCGCCGTCCAGCCGGTGTCCAACTTCGTGACCACCACGCGTGCCGGGCAACTGCTGCGGGCTCAGATGGCGCCGGTGCTGGGCGCGGGAGACACCCCGGCAGAACGGCCGGTGTCGGGTTTCATCCTGATGCTCGACAACATCACCAAGGCCATCGAGAACGAAGCCCGTCGTGACGAACTGCTCCATACCCTGACCGAAGGTAATCGGGCCGCCCTGGCAAACGTTCGGGCGGCCGCTGAAATGCTCGACTACGACGACCTTGACGACGCCTTGCGCAAGCGCTTCCGTGGGGTGATTCGCGACGAAGTTGAGGCCATGAGCAAGCGCCTTGAGAGCAGTGCGGCCGAATTTGCCGACTCGCTCAAGGCGCGTTGGCAGCTGGAGGAAATGATGGGGGTTGACCTCGTCGCTGCGGCGCAGCGCCGGGTTGAAAACCAGTTGTCGCTGCGCACCAAGGTTGAAGACGTGGACGAGTCGCTGTGGGTCAAGGTCGACAGCTTCTCCCTGCTGCAGGCGACCACCTATCTGGCAAGTCGACTGTCCGAAGAGTTCGAGATTCGCGAGTTGAGATTCCGCCTGAGTGCCAAGGACCAGTTGGTGCACTTCGACCTGATCTGGTCGGGGCAGGCGATGAGCACCGAGACGGTCATGAATTGGGAACTCGAACCCATGCGGTTCGCGGGCGAAAACAGCCCCCTGACGGTTCGCGATGTGATCGAGCGTCATGGGGGCGAGATGTGGCTTGAACGCGAGAAGGTGCGTCATCGCGCTTTCTTCCGTCTGGTGTTGCCACAGGTCGCCCCGCAGGAAGAGCTCGAAGAGTCCGAGGTCTATCTCAAGTCCGAAAGCCGGCCCGAGTATTACGATTTCGATCTGTTCTCCTGGTCGGACAAGGGGCACGAGCTGGACGACCGCTTGTTGACCGAGTTGAGCTTTACCGTGTTCGACACGGAAACCACCGGATTGAACCCATCCAAGGGTGATGAGATCATCCAGATCGGCGCGGCCCGCATACTCAACAATAAGGTGCTGCAAAGCGACACCTTCGAGCAGTTGGTCGACCCCCAGCGCAGTTTGCCACCCGAGTCGTCGAAGATTCACGGGATCACGCCCGACATGCTGGTCGGGCAGCCCACCATCGGCAAGGTGTTGCCCGCGTTTCACGCTTTCGCGGAGGACACGGTGCTGGTGGCGCACAACGCAGCGTTCGACATGCGTTTCCTTCAGCTCAAGGAGGAGCATACCGGGCTCCGTTTCGATCATCCGGTGCTCGACACCTTGCTGCTATCGGCCGTGATTCATCCCAATCAGGACAGTCACCGTCTGGAGGCGATCGCCGAGCGTTTCGGGGTCACCATCATCGGTCGGCACACCGCCATGGGGGACGCCATCGTCACTGCGGAAGTGTTCCTGAAAATGATTCCCTTGCTTGCCGAAAAGGGTGTGCGTACGCTGGGTCAGGCGCGAGAGGCTGCGGAGAAGACCTATTACGCGCGACTCAAATACTGA
- a CDS encoding response regulator transcription factor, with translation MSEKKKILIADDEENIVISLEFLMKREGFEVLVAGNGEEALSRIRSDAPDLVLLDVMMPKKTGFEVCQEVRADPALAATRILMLTAKGRDTEVAKGMAMGADAYMTKPFSTKDLVEQVHALLGA, from the coding sequence ATGTCAGAGAAAAAAAAGATTCTGATTGCTGACGATGAAGAAAACATCGTCATTTCGCTGGAGTTCCTCATGAAGCGCGAGGGCTTCGAGGTGCTCGTTGCGGGCAACGGCGAGGAGGCCTTGTCACGGATCAGAAGCGATGCGCCGGATCTCGTGCTGCTCGATGTCATGATGCCCAAAAAGACCGGTTTCGAAGTGTGCCAAGAGGTACGAGCCGACCCGGCGCTGGCGGCCACGAGAATCCTCATGCTCACGGCCAAGGGACGTGACACCGAAGTGGCCAAGGGCATGGCCATGGGGGCTGATGCCTACATGACTAAGCCGTTTTCCACCAAGGATCTGGTCGAACAGGTCCACGCGCTGCTCGGAGCCTGA
- a CDS encoding sensor histidine kinase translates to MISSGLILVASFAYLGLLFIVALIGDRRADAKRSLIANPWVYALSLAVYCTAWTYYGSVGRASTGGLSFLPVYLGPTIVMGVFSIVLVKMVRISKAYRITSIADFIASRYGKSRALAALVTLMAVIGIVPYIALQLKAVSSEYGLLTGVEGQTPGAWYRDSALYLALALAAFTMIFGTRHLDATERHEGMVAAVAFESVVKLLAFLLLGIFVTFLMFGGWGELHDRALQAPDLSRLFSHAPLGSAADWFGLMLLSGLAFLMLPRQFQVAVVENVDERYLQKASWLFPAYLLLINLFVLPIALAGLLLLPSGADPDSFVLTLPLLEGNTWLTLLVFIGGLSAATGMVIVETIALSTMVCNDLVMPFLLSNARFQRRAPQDLTGYLLFIRRAAIAIVLLLGYAYFRIAGQAYALVSIGLISFAAVVQFAPALLGGMYWRGATGRGAIAGLSAGFLVWAYTLLLPSFAKSGWLPMEFVEAGLFGIAALKPEALFSMTGVNPTTHALFWSLGANIAAYVGVSLWKSPTPMELGQAGLFVDAMVRDPSGAARFWRGQAKLDDLSALLSRFLGAARVNEAFSGYARQRGVARVEELAADGDLVHFAETLLAGAIGSGSARVMIGSIVEEERLGLEEVMDILDEASKVRAYSRQLEEKSRALEAATRELRAANERLTDLDRLKDDFMSSVTHELRTPLTSIRALSEMLFDDPEIALEDRSRFLGIIVKETERLTRLVNQVLDLAKIESGHAQWHDTEVDLIELVRHAADTGEQLLRDRGARLTLDLPEHVPTIRADRDRLIQVVVNLIGNAARFVPVDEGRVNVRLSCDEHDLRVDVSDNGPGIEPSMQNEIFERFRQVGGGSEKPTGTGLGLPISRQIIDHFGGRLWVESRPGEGATFSFTLPRALGAPRE, encoded by the coding sequence ATGATCTCGAGCGGACTGATCCTGGTTGCGTCGTTCGCGTACCTTGGGTTGCTCTTCATCGTTGCCCTCATCGGGGATCGTCGCGCCGACGCCAAACGATCACTCATCGCCAATCCCTGGGTCTACGCGCTGTCTCTGGCGGTTTACTGCACGGCCTGGACCTACTACGGCAGCGTCGGGCGTGCCTCGACGGGTGGGCTGTCGTTCCTGCCCGTCTATCTGGGGCCGACGATCGTCATGGGCGTGTTCTCGATCGTTCTGGTGAAGATGGTGCGTATCAGCAAGGCGTACCGCATCACCTCGATCGCTGATTTCATTGCGTCCAGATATGGCAAGAGCCGAGCGCTTGCTGCGCTGGTGACCTTGATGGCTGTGATCGGCATCGTGCCCTACATTGCGCTTCAGCTCAAAGCCGTATCCAGCGAGTATGGATTGCTCACGGGCGTGGAGGGGCAGACGCCCGGCGCATGGTATCGCGATTCGGCGCTCTATCTTGCACTGGCGCTGGCGGCCTTCACCATGATTTTCGGCACCCGGCATCTGGACGCCACGGAGCGGCATGAGGGCATGGTCGCAGCTGTTGCCTTCGAGTCGGTGGTCAAGCTCCTTGCCTTTCTGCTACTCGGCATTTTCGTGACGTTTCTGATGTTCGGTGGCTGGGGCGAGCTGCATGATCGGGCACTGCAGGCGCCAGATCTGTCGCGTCTGTTTTCCCATGCGCCGCTCGGCAGTGCGGCAGACTGGTTCGGGCTGATGCTGCTGTCGGGGCTGGCGTTCCTGATGTTGCCGCGCCAGTTCCAGGTGGCCGTCGTCGAAAACGTCGATGAGCGATATCTGCAAAAGGCGTCATGGCTCTTTCCTGCCTACCTGCTGCTGATCAATCTTTTTGTGCTGCCGATCGCGCTGGCAGGCCTTCTCCTGCTGCCATCGGGGGCAGACCCGGATTCGTTCGTGCTGACGCTGCCCTTGTTGGAGGGCAATACCTGGTTGACCTTACTGGTGTTCATCGGCGGCCTTTCGGCTGCGACCGGGATGGTCATCGTGGAGACCATCGCCTTGTCCACCATGGTCTGTAATGATCTGGTGATGCCCTTTCTGTTGTCGAATGCGCGCTTTCAACGACGTGCGCCCCAGGATCTCACCGGGTATCTGCTCTTCATTCGTCGCGCCGCGATCGCGATTGTCCTGCTGCTCGGCTATGCCTATTTTCGCATCGCCGGGCAGGCCTACGCGCTGGTGTCGATCGGGCTGATCAGCTTCGCGGCGGTTGTGCAGTTCGCGCCGGCGTTGCTTGGCGGCATGTATTGGCGGGGCGCAACGGGCCGTGGCGCGATCGCGGGTCTGTCGGCCGGCTTCCTTGTGTGGGCCTATACGTTGTTGCTGCCCTCGTTCGCAAAGAGTGGCTGGCTGCCTATGGAATTTGTCGAGGCGGGGCTCTTCGGGATCGCGGCACTCAAACCCGAGGCCCTGTTCAGCATGACCGGAGTCAATCCGACCACGCACGCGCTTTTCTGGAGTCTGGGCGCCAATATTGCCGCCTACGTGGGGGTGTCGCTTTGGAAATCCCCCACGCCCATGGAACTGGGGCAGGCCGGTTTGTTCGTGGACGCGATGGTGCGCGATCCATCCGGCGCGGCCCGTTTCTGGCGTGGCCAGGCAAAACTCGACGACCTGTCCGCGTTGCTTTCGCGCTTTCTGGGGGCCGCTCGGGTCAATGAGGCGTTCAGTGGCTACGCACGTCAGCGGGGCGTTGCCCGAGTTGAAGAACTGGCTGCCGATGGCGATCTGGTGCATTTCGCGGAGACGTTGCTTGCCGGTGCGATCGGGAGTGGTTCGGCGCGCGTGATGATCGGTTCCATCGTCGAAGAAGAGCGGCTCGGCCTCGAAGAGGTCATGGATATTCTCGATGAAGCCTCCAAGGTGCGGGCTTACTCGAGACAACTGGAAGAGAAATCGCGAGCGCTTGAGGCGGCGACCCGAGAACTGCGAGCCGCCAACGAGCGCCTGACGGATCTGGACCGCCTGAAAGATGACTTCATGTCATCGGTCACTCACGAGTTGAGAACACCGTTGACCTCGATCAGGGCGCTGTCCGAAATGCTGTTCGACGATCCTGAGATTGCGCTCGAGGATCGTTCGCGTTTTCTCGGCATCATCGTCAAGGAAACCGAGCGCCTGACACGGCTGGTCAATCAGGTCCTGGATCTGGCCAAGATCGAGTCGGGCCATGCGCAGTGGCACGACACGGAGGTCGACCTGATCGAGCTAGTGCGCCATGCGGCCGATACCGGTGAGCAGTTGTTGCGTGATCGTGGCGCCCGGCTGACGCTGGACCTGCCTGAGCATGTCCCGACCATCCGCGCTGATCGGGATCGCCTGATTCAGGTCGTCGTCAATCTGATCGGGAATGCAGCGCGTTTCGTGCCGGTTGATGAGGGGCGGGTGAACGTGCGTCTGAGTTGTGATGAGCATGATCTGCGCGTCGATGTCTCTGACAACGGGCCGGGCATCGAGCCGTCGATGCAAAACGAGATTTTCGAGCGCTTCCGTCAGGTGGGTGGTGGCAGTGAAAAGCCCACGGGCACGGGGCTGGGGCTGCCGATCAGTCGTCAGATCATCGACCATTTCGGGGGGCGGCTGTGGGTGGAGAGCAGGCCAGGCGAGGGGGCCACGTTCTCCTTCACCTTGCCGCGGGCGCTGGGAGCGCCAAGAGAATGA